A stretch of Ipomoea triloba cultivar NCNSP0323 chromosome 13, ASM357664v1 DNA encodes these proteins:
- the LOC116002682 gene encoding protein BREVIS RADIX-like, which translates to MLTCITCKPKIEDDGREDGTRGTPETVKSLTAQIKEIAVKVSGAYKCKSSIPTGSCRKGQRPNPDFDALTSEAIPFPYQPGSSGSTPAWDFTNAGHSQTPRPGSRFAGARAHGSVDPVIQFGGVEEWTAQVEPGIQITFVSLPQGGNDLRRIRFSRDMYDKWEAQRWWGENYDRIMELYNVQKFNQQEAPSTPSQSENGRDSCYSRLGSSSRESPIRMMTPALRNCNNNKPPPPPIALPDHGGSQHHKNGEMCCMDASRTTTESRDDADASISISNASEMESEWVEQDQPGVYITIRQLADGTRELRRVRFSRERFGEMHAKSWWEQNRERIQAEYL; encoded by the exons ATGCTTACGTGTATCACGTGTAAGCCAAAGATAGAAGATGACGGAAGAGAAGACGGCACGCGTGGGACGCCCGAGACCGTCAAAAGCCTCACGGCACAG ATCAAGGAAATTGCAGTAAAGGTCTCTGGTGCATATAAATGCAAGTCCAGCATACCCACTGGCTCTTGCAGGAAAGGGCAACGCCCGAACCCGGACTTCGATGCCCTCACATCAGAGGCCATTCCCTTCCCTTACCAGCCTGGGAGCTCAGGTTCTACACCTGCATGGGATTTTACAAATGCTGGCCATTCCCAAACTCCTAGGCCTGGCTCGAGATTCGCTGGGGCCCGAGCACACGGCAGTGTAGATCCTGTCATCCAGTTTGGTGGAGTAGAGGAGTGGACTGCACAGGTGGAGCCCGGGATTCAAATCACCTTCGTGTCTCTTCCCCAGGGTGGAAATGATCTTAGGAGAATCCGCTTTAG CCGGGACATGTATGACAAATGGGAAGCTCAGAGATGGTGGGGAGAGAACTATGACAGGATAATGGAGCTGTACAATGTGCAGAAATTTAACCAACAAGAAGCTCCCAGCACTCCCTCACAGTCTGAAAATGGG AGAGATTCTTGTTATTCTCGGTTAGGGTCCTCCTCAAGAGAGAGCCCTATTAGGATGATGACTCCTGCACTGAGAAATTGCAATAATAATaagcctcctcctcctcctattGCACTGCCTGATCATGGAGGTAGCCAACACCataaaaatggagaaatgtGTTGTATGGATGCATCAAGAACAACTACAGAATCCAGGGATGATGCTGATGCTTCGATATCCATTAGCAATGCTAGTGAAATGGAGTCAGAGTGGGTTGAACAAGATCAACCAGGGGTCTATATTACCATCAGACAACTAGCTGATGGCACTAGAGAACTGCGCCGTGTCAGATTCAG CCGAGAAAGATTTGGAGAGATGCATGCAAAGAGCTGGTGGGAGCAGAACAGAGAGAGAATACAAGCTGAATACCTTTGA
- the LOC116002313 gene encoding cyclin-dependent kinase F-4-like — protein MDRYKIIKEVGNGTFGSVWRAINKQTGEVVAIKRMKKKYYSWEECINLREVRSLRRMKHPNIVKLREVIRENDILFFVFEYMEYNLYQLMKDRGKLFSETQVKNWCFQVFQGLADMHQRGYFHRDLKPENLLVTKEIIKIADFGLAREINSQPPYTEYVSTRWYRAPEVLLQSPTYGSAVDMWAMGAIMAELFTLRPLFPGSNEADEIYKICSVIGTPTMSEWPEGLELANAIGYQFPQIAGVHLPALIPSASEDAINLITSLCSWNPCKRPAAVDVLKHPFFQSCIYVPPSIRSKEVLARTPPSVGRHNNGFASAGTKAFEPKGNRWSSVALSHPKPTKNFSPAKSHVSLNTAGVQRKLEMNYQQDAMKNDKPVKASIKQQLKNRALARDNQRASEKPSVVVSGATEKLANMTIGSTRRVAAKPVPQPMKAGGWHAQPDTFLVKSQDILPGRSYTRKVAG, from the exons ATGGATag GTATAAGATAATTAAGGAGGTTGGTAATGGTACATTTGGAAGTGTATGGCGAGCAATCAATAAGCAAACTGGTGAAGTG GTTGCaatcaaaagaatgaaaaagaaatattattcatGGGAAGAATGTATAAACTTGAGAGAAGTCAGG TCATTGAGGAGAATGAAGCATCCAAATATTGTGAAGCTCAGGGAAGTGATTAGAGAAAATGACATCTTGTTCTTTGTGTTTGAATACATG GAGTACAATCTATACCAGCTTATGAAAGACAGAGGAAAGCTTTTCTCGGAAACTCAAGTGAAAAATTGGTGTTTTCAAGTATTTCAAGGTCTTGCAGACATGCATCAACGTGGATATTTTCATCGTGATCTCAAGCCAG AAAACCTGTTGGTTACAAAAGAGATCATTAAAATTGCTGATTTTGGCCTTGCCCGTGAGATTAATTCTCAACCTCCATATACAGAATATGTTTCAACCCGCTG GTATCGGGCTCCTGAAGTTCTTCTCCAGTCACCAACATATGGTTCTGCTGTTG ATATGTGGGCTATGGGTGCAATAATGGCCGAGTTGTTTACCCTTCGCCCTCTATTTCCTGGCTCAAA TGAAGCAGATGAGATCTACAAAATATGCAGTGTAATAGGCACCCCAACAATGAGTGAATGGCCAGAAGGTCTGGAACTTGCTAATGCTATTGGTTACCAGTTTCCACAG ATTGCTGGTGTACATCTTCCTGCCCTGATACCATCTGCTAGTGAGGATGCAATTAATCTTATAACA TCACTTTGTTCATGGAATCCCTGCAAGCGACCTGCTGCAGTTGATGTCCTTAAGCATCCTTTCTTCCAg AGTTGCATCTATGTTCCTCCATCTATACGGTCTAAAGAAGTCCTTGCTAGAACACCTCCATCTG TAGGGCGCCATAACAATGGATTTGCTTCTGCTGGAACAAAGGCATTTGAACCAAAAGGCAATAGGTGGTCTTCAGTTGCTCTCTCCCACCCAAAGCCCACTAAAAACTTCTCTCCTGCCAAGTCCCATGTGTCCTTGAATACTGCGG GCGTGCAAAGAAAGTTGGAGATGAACTACCAACAG GATGCAATGAAGAATGATAAACCTGTTAAGGCTTCAATAAAGCAACAACTGAAAAACCGGGCTTTAGCAAGGGACAACCAACGCGCAAGTGAAAAACCTAGTGTAGTCGTCTCTGGTGCAACAGAAAAGCTAGCCAACATGACAATTGGGTCTACTAGAAGAGTAGCTGCAAAACCTGTGCCTCAACCTATGAAGGCTGGAGGATGGCACGCACAACCTGATACGTTTCTTGTGAAATCTCAGGATATTCTTCCCGGAAGAAGTTACACAAGGAAAGTGGCAGGATGA